Sequence from the Pirellulales bacterium genome:
TCACCTGGGAAACGCAGAACCGCGGAATGCGCATGGTCGCCTCCCACGAAATCCTTCCGCAGGGCGGTGGCTGCACGAGCCACCTTAGTTTGGACATCTCGGGATGGCTGTCCATGCTGCTCGCACCGCTGATTCTTCGCTCGGCAGCCAGTGCCATGGCCATTGAAAACAATCGACTCCGCGAATTTTGCCAACAACTGTCGCGCCAGGGCGAGACGACCGACTAGGTGCGGGGACGATGCGCTAATTTTCGCCCCAGACTGTTGTCGGAACAATCTGACTCCGTCGGCGGCATTTGGCCGAATTTCATTGGGTTTAGGCTCTCCGCTAGGATACTGGCGGGTAGACATATCGGGCGGTGCCACGTAGCCTGGAACTAGGCCGTCCACCGCTGCCGGTCGGTCGACAACACCCCCCTTTTGCCAGGTTCGGCCTGGGATCTTGGCAGCCTGTTCCGCCCGCCGTGCGTTTTTTGGTTGCCCCATATGCTCGCGGGAATCAGCACCCTCTGTTTTGGCGCAAGCTACGCGGTGGCGCTGTCACTGGAAGTGTCACGGCTGTGGTTTCGTAGCGGCCTGCGCGGCGCCTTGCTGGTGCTGTTCGCCTCGGCCGGCCTGTTGGCGCACACTTTGTTCCTGGTTTACCGCGCGACGACCGCCACCAGCACGCCGCTATCGAGCCAGTTCGACTGGTTTCTGGTGGCGGCCTGGGTGCTGGCGGCGACGTACTTGTACCTGAACTTCTACCATCCCCGCACCGCGGTCGGTTTGTTCATCCTGCCACTGGTCTTGGTGTTGGTGGGGGTGGCGCAGTTCTTTGCAAGCCACGAG
This genomic interval carries:
- a CDS encoding SRPBCC family protein, translating into MRIEHSLDIKAPADIVWSVTTDVERWPEWTPTMHSVQRLDAGPFQIGSSARIKQPRLAEAIWRVTSLTPGKRFTWETQNRGMRMVASHEILPQGGGCTSHLSLDISGWLSMLLAPLILRSAASAMAIENNRLREFCQQLSRQGETTD